Genomic window (Vidua macroura isolate BioBank_ID:100142 chromosome 3, ASM2450914v1, whole genome shotgun sequence):
gctgctttctttagGCCCCTCTTCTTGCAGTTTGAGGCTGTGCAGCCCCCGGGGAATTTCActctgcagccttttttttccacGAGATTCTTCCCAAAACAGAACAGGGCTCCTTCAGGAAGCATGTGTGTGCTTGGTTCAGGAGCCAATCCAGTCACAGCCACAGCGGGTGAGCAGCAAAGTGCCCAAGTGGCATCATTCTTCCTGCAGAAGTGCAGTGAAATGCAGGTGCAGCACAGTCTGTGGTGGTGCCATCAGCCAGAGAATTGCCCTCTGGCAGGCTCCATGCCCTTGCTGCCAATGAGTTCTGTTGCTGTTCTGGGCTCGATCTAATGTGGCCATTGTGACACCCTCATGCCAGGTTGGCCAGTGACATGCAGCAACTGAATGCTGTAGAAAGAGGAGGGTGCTCCTGCTCTAAGCCACAGGCCATTCTCCATGCCATTGTGCTGTGGGAAATTAAGGgcaaaaaaagtttctttcccGTCCTGTAGTGATTCTGTGCAGCACTCTGGAAAACAAGCTCAGCAAGCTGCAGTTGGTGTCTGTGCAGCTGGCTCTTTGAttgctccttctctcccttgGCCAGGCTTATACAGCCTCTCATCTTCCTCAACTCGTCCCTTTCTCTGCCCTCATCTCCTCCCAGATATGGAGCCAAAAGCCCAGGCATCATTTCCCCCTGGCTCACAGGTTGGCCCTGCCTGTGAACAGCCTTGGTGTTGCAGGTGGTGTTGGCCCACACACCTTGGCATTCCTGGTGTGCTTTCCTACTGTTCCTGCCAGGTTCCTCTCCCCAGAATGaccccagctcctcctttgAGTATCTGTGAAATGTGACCACGTGGCACATCAATCCCCCTTTGCTGCCCATGAAATCTGGGTCTGCCTTAGGGCACTGGCACTCCACTTGGGAGTTTCCCAGATGTGTTCCCTTAGCCCAGGCTCACACCAGGCCCTAAATCAGGAGCCCATGTGCATTTGAGCACCACCCCCAAGGTGTCTGCTTTTTTCCTATCCCTTTCCTAGGCTTGATGTACCAGGTTCCTCCGGCCCACAGTGACTCAGAGCATTCTCCTCTCTGACCAGGCACTTTGGAGCTCTTTGGAGCCACTCTGTCCTTTTGCGCCTGGCAAGTCTGCCCTCAGGCTCATTCTGCAAGTGCCAACCATGGAAGTCCTTGCTTTGCCCAGAAGTTGAAATTGGACCAAAAAGATGATTCCCTGTGACCATAGACAATTTTACTTCATTCAGGTAAGACAACTGTggtgtctgtgtgcacacagaagAGGAGTGTGGTCAGGACAGAGAAGGCTTTTGACACTCAGGCTGCCTTTGGATCAGCAGGAAATGGTTGCGATGCACTGCAGTGTGCTCTGGACCAtggctgtcctgctgctcaAGATGTGTTTTGACCAAAGGTCTGCTGGAGGAGTTCCTTCACTTGAGTAAAGAATTCCACCAGAATCTTGATGGGAAATGGACAGGAGTCTACTTTGCCTAATGTTGGTACTGGAGTTGGTTTTGGAGAGGGAGTTGGTCTTGGCCATGGCTTCTGAGAGGGTTGTGGGGTGGTAATATAATGACTCCAGGGGTGTGAAGTGATCAAAAAATGACTACATGCCCGTGATGTTGGAGAGGAACTTGCATCTGGGCTCAGGTTCATGTGGAATAGGATCCAGTCATAGAAGTACTGAGTGGAGATGTAGATTCCAGGACGCCTtgctctggcacagcctctTCCCCAGCTGGTTATTCCGATGACCCACCAGTAGTCACTGTTTTTCTCTTGGCACATGAGAGGACCACCGCTGtcaccctgcagcagagcacagaggatTAAGGTGGTGTTGGTGGcacctgccagcacagggcctgTCTCCTTCtatcccacagcccctgccagagCTGTATTCTGGGCAGAGGAAGGCTCTGCTCAGGGGCTGGAGCCTCCAGAAGCTTGGCTGTGAATGACTTGGGTTCTTGTAGGGTAGGGCTCTCTCTGTCGTCTCTGCACAGGGCTCCTGGATGTGCAGAGGATGGACGTTTGGCACCTGGGCCTCTGGGCTACCAGGCCCATTAGCTGGGCTTTCTGGGCTTTTGGCACAAGCGGAggcctgggcaggcaggtgtggaTGGGGAGTGTGTGGGAAGCCCCCACAGGAGTCGGGGGGgaggtggggctgggagggtgaCTGAGTGGCCAGGCAAAGCAGGCCCTGGGCTGTGTTGGGGTGGTGCTGCCTGGGATGCcggtgctgctgggggctgagTGGCTCGTGGTACGCTCCTACCTGGCAGGTGTCAATGTTGCCCTGAGGGTAACCAGCACACAAGTTGTAGGGGTGGATTTTCCCTGAGTACCAGAAGGTGCTGTTGCAGAGCTGGACATTGATGAGCTGGACCTTGGCCTCCTGGAGGTGATCACTTGATTTTTGACCTGTGAGCAAGAGAAAGGAATGAGCCCTCAACAGCTCCTTCCCAGTTCTCCTCCCATGGCTGTCTTGTGGTGGATCCATGGCTTGGCTTTGCATCTGCAGAGGAACTGGAGCTCTCACCTGCCTTTGGGAATTGGGCCAGGCCCATTTCTGCAGAGGGATATATCCTGCAGCCTGATTCCAACTTTGGCCTCTGCTCTGGGGAAACCCAAACCCTCTCCAGTCTGCTGAGCTGGCCCAGGAGTCGCTCTTGGGGACTCACCTCTTGCAGCAGTGGAACCCCAGCCAGCCACCCAGCAGTTCTGCAGCTCTGAGACTCTTAGGGTGGGGTCAGCCACACAGGCCAGCTGGATGTAGGGGCTGCACTGGACAGGATGGTCCAATTCCATCAGGGCAATATCATAGCTCATGTCATCAGGGTTGTAGTACTGGTGCATCAGCACCTGCTTGACATGGTGCACTTGTGCCCCACGGCCGGACTGAGTCAACTGTGTGGCACCAATCACCACGTACAGCAGACTGATGTTACTGCAAAGGAGATGGAGAGAGGGctgagagggagcagagccatgTGCCATAGCCACCCAGCAGTTGCCAGATCTCTGCATGGCaaggcagagagggagcagTGCTCTGGCAGGTGTGAGTGCCCTTGCATGCCTTAGGCTGGGGGAATGTCAAGCTGGAGGCTGTTAGGAAGCCTTGGTACAAGCCCAGGCTTCTCCTGAGCActgtggcagcctggctgcctgaGAGGAAACGGGACAGGAGTAGCAGGTGGTGCTGCTGACAGGGCAACTGCTGGTGTTGTGGGGatgtccccattccctgctcctccttACGTGACCTCGTCGAAGCAGTGGGCTGCTGTGAGGACCCACTGTGTGCTGATGAGGGACCCTCCACACAGATGCTTCAGGCCTGGTATCCAGGGGTGCTGGATGCTGACCATCCAGGGCCAGGCCCCTGGCAGGGCACCTGTGCCACCCACGATGCGTGTCATGCTGGAGTCATAAGCCGCGTCGCTGTAGTAATTAGTTGTGGGGTGGTAGACAGATGGCACAGCTCGGAGCCCGCAGCTCCCTCTGCAAGCAGAAAGTCATTTCCATGCTGCTTCATGGCTTGCTGTGGCTCAGGCTGAAGCTCAGccctctgccctccccaaaGGGCTTGCATGCACTGCAGGCCAGGGAAGCCCATGGGGTGTGCGTCTGTCTGTGCCAGCACCTGGCTGCTGCCAAGGAACTGAAGCTTCCCACTGTGGGATCTTGTCCTAGTGATGTTTTTACCTCAGATGCTTTTACAGAAGGTTTTGGCCTCAGACCGTGGCAAACAGTATGCCGAGAAGGGACACCTGACCTGGCCACAGTGGGAAACATGGGGTCATGGGAGTTAGTAGTATGCTTTTAGAACCTTCCTATATTTGATCAAGTTTCCCGTTTTCCTTCACCTTTCATTGAGACCTTTTTCATATAAGGTCATATCCTGAGTTCACCTTTCTGATTGGACATTGTGCCCCTTACCTGGTTGCATTTGCCCCGCCCAAGGAGTCTTTGGAACCTAGCCTCTGTACCTGTGTgacatttgttattttcacaattaaagttttttattttctggctaGTTCCATTGTTCCCCTCCCTTCTTATTtagccagctcctcctggccaAGCCATGAAGGGGAATCACAGTGGGCTTCTATGCTCATACCCCATGGCGGGTGTCCCCTCCAGGGAAGGTCACAAGTGTTGTCATGGTTCCCTCCCAGGGCCTGGGGCCACTCACCTGCAAGTGTACTGGatgctctgtgccagcccagccatGATCAGCAGGATGAGGAGGCCGAGCCAATTCATGGCTGCCAGAGGCACGTGTCAGCTGCAAGCACTGAGAGCtccatgcagcagcacagccacagccacagtgcctgcagcagccacgCTGCTTGTGCTGCCCTTGGCCCTGGGGCTGATGTCATGGAGGGGGGGGTTCCATGTTCTGGGCTCTGTGGGGATGTGTGTCATGGGGCCCATGGTGGGAGGAGCTGCATCGAATCAAGGAGCAatagaatagtttgggctggaatggaccttgaagatcatgtAGCTCCAACCTgctaccatgggcagggagggatggctTGCACTAGACCCAGTTGTCCACAGTGTGCACAGCCTGGGTCAGAAGCTGTCCTTGAATATTTTGAGGGATGGGGCATTGAAGTACTAAGTCCTGATCAAAAGGCCCTAACTAAGGCCAGAACAACAGGCCTTGACCAAGAGTTAGCCTCTGGATGAATCTTCCAAACAAATGTTATCTATGTGCACTCACTGGCAAAATATGGATTTATCTTTCCATACTTATGGACTGGACAAGGCCCTATCTCACCTTGTTTGTGGGTATGTGATCACAAACAACTCCCTTGGTTCCTCCTGAAGCCTTCCAAGGCCTTGGGAGCATCCCATTAGGAGAATGAAGCCAGTTGTTACTGCACTAGAAGTTTTGGTATCTTGCTTATTCCACAGTATAAAAACAGGGACCTCTCACAGCACAGTCAGTAACCTCACTGCCTGTAGGGGAAGGTACCTGCAGGGTTTCCCAGTTGCTGTCAGTGGTTCCCCAGTCCTTCGCTGTGACAGTGGCTTCCCCCCAGTTGATGGGCAGGCCTGGATAATGTTAAGGATTAGGGTAACTTGTGATGTGTCTTTCCTCATCACTGTCGGCAGTTGTTTATAGTAATGATTAGATGCATTTCATAGTTTATCCTTTTGCAATTCTTTGCTAATGATTTGATGTCCTGCTTACTTATCCTTTTGCAATTCTTTCCAGGTTTGAATTATAGTAAATTACATTTATTCCTGAAGTCAGTGTCTGTGTCTTCTGTGCTGACCCTGCCTACATGAAAAAcaggcatccacagctgctctgggtaacCCATGACAGTATATCAGCAAGAATTCCTCGTATTCCTCACAGTCAAGAATTCCTTCCTATGATCTCATCTAAAGCTACCTCTGTCACTGtaaagccattgccccttgtcctgtcaggaCCTGCCCTTGTAAGAAaactccctgctgctttctttAGGCCCCTCTTCTTGCGGGATGAGGCTGTGCAGTCCCCACGGCAGGCAGTGGCTGAGGAATCCATTtggggcagggagctgtgccagctgcagatTGAGCTCTGGCTGGCAGGAGCCCAGGACCAGAGGCTGTGCACCCTTCACGTGAcagagggcacagggagcaggccAGGGGAACGGACACTTCTTGGAgactgggattttttccccctccttttctcttagggaattttctcccatttgttGCCTAAGAGATGGGAACAACATATACTTAAGAGAGACAAAAGATACAGCCAAGGAGGAGTGGGAAGGGTGCAGTTTGCTACTGTCTCTGAGCAGTGAGGTTCTCTTGGGACATGTTCAGATACTGTGAGATTTTGGCTGGGGTTGAGGGGCTAAGCTCAGCTCCTCACTCTCTTTCACTCTCAGGGCCGGAAGGGAACGGTccagtttgctgctgctgtggggtgaATTTGCTGCCACAGTGGAATTCTGTCCTaaactgcttttctcctttctgtagGTGTGCTTCTGCTCACAAGAGCAGGTGTTGAACTGGGATCTTTCCAACACCCAACCTCACTGGGAAGGCGATCCTGACTCCTTCCCCCTTCACAGAGGGtccctctcccagctgcttgcagctgctgcttgcagtAGCCTGGCAccactgcccagctgtgctgttttATGCTGTGTTCTCGTTGGTTgctgtggtccacgtcactGCCATGgagcctgtccccattgggcgggtgggcttctgccctccttgtctcgccccctataaaatccgGCGCCTCCCCGGTCTTGTTGCTGTTTTCGTCCATGCGGAGTTGGGGGCAGTTCGTAGCTTTTCTACTGCAGCTCCCATGGCCGttaaagctttccagccatCCATGCGGATGAATTGGACAATTCTTTCGCCTCTCTGTTTCCTCCCTCTCGCCAATGGCATAATGCGGCCAACCCACCCTGGTGTGCAGCAGCAAAAGCACCAGGGAATTGCAACAAGCACCGGTCCTGCTGAGAAGCAGAGGCACCCGAGCCGGgcactccagagctgcctggggctgggaaaaATAACGCATTGTCgcagaactgttattcctgttctcatatctttgcctgaaaacCCAGTAATTTCAACCTTagaataatttggagggaaggggggggtCACATTTTCATTCCAAAGGAGGCTCCcgccttccttggcagacacctgtccTTTAAACCTGGATGATACtgacagctgcagcaggagctggtggctcTTTATCGAATGAGACATCTGTGACTCTGCTGACAGAACCTCAGGGTGGAATGGGTACAGTCACCTGCTCTGACGAGGTGAGAGTGGCGTAGGTGGGGAATTGAACAGGGCACCTGGCAGCTCACTGGAGCAACACTTGCCTCTGGAATAGTCACATAGGGGAGTTTCTTCAGCACTATAGCAGCCCAGATAGGAATGTAGAGGAGTACCTCTAGAGCCTCCCTCCTCCAAATATACAACTACTGGAATTGTCAGGGTgggaaggagacagaggaggaaTGTTATAACTCCATCTGCAGAGTCTGTGTAAAATAAAAGGGTGGGTTTGAGCCGTTCTATTGTTGTGAATTTTGGTGCAGATTCGGTGAAATCATGGGTAGTGGGTGGAGAATTCATGTACAGCATGATCAGCCTAAGGTGGCCACAGAGGAGTTGTGGAGGCCCCCATAAGTTGTGAGGTGGAGAAGCTCAGGTCTCTGCTTGAAGCTTTTGGTgacaggcacagggagagcctTGTATCCCTTGTGCCACACAATGGGTGCTAGAGCACACACAGAAGGGAGTGGAAGTCCCTTCTTGGCATGCAAAAAGGGGTTTCACATGCCTTGAAGTGTTTGATATGATGGGAAATATCCCTGATTTAGGTAAGGGGATGTCCGTGGCTGAGGTTGCACAGAACTGGGAGAAATTGTTTGGGCAGCAGAGTTTTGCCAAGACAGTGCAATAAGGTTGTTCCAAGATGATTGGGCAACTCTAAGCTGGTCTGCTCACTGGACAGGGTAACGGCTATCCCCAACCCTGAGTAACACTCTTTCACTCAGTGTCTTTAGTGAGCAAGCAGCTTCTGACATCAGGAAATATTTGAAGAACCTTATGCAGGTGGCAGGGACCAGTACAGAAGTGGGGTGGTTGTTCTCAGCATAGCACATCTTGATTAAGAGAGGTGGAAGAGTGCCACCCACTGTGAGACAGGACTCCATTGGCCTGGTGATGCCAGATTCATTTTTgcctattttcttttatatgttcTCTGTATTCTTTACACATACATTTGTAGCTCTGTAGCCTGTTGTTGTATCTGTGGTTAGTTTCCCAGTACTTTTCCCTACCTTTTCCCTAAGCAGACAGACAAAACGTATTTCGGAGCTCCATGCTGTGGAGAGTACAAAGCCCCTAATCCTATCTTGGTTCTTCTTGGGAACCAAGGCTGGAAACAGCTCTTTGAGATGTGTTTTCATAAACAAAATTTGGTTTCTATCTGGATGGGGGGTG
Coding sequences:
- the LOC128804836 gene encoding acrosin-like isoform X1: MNWLGLLILLIMAGLAQSIQYTCRGSCGLRAVPSVYHPTTNYYSDAAYDSSMTRIVGGTGALPGAWPWMVSIQHPWIPGLKHLCGGSLISTQWVLTAAHCFDEVTNISLLYVVIGATQLTQSGRGAQVHHVKQVLMHQYYNPDDMSYDIALMELDHPVQCSPYIQLACVADPTLRVSELQNCWVAGWGSTAARGQKSSDHLQEAKVQLINVQLCNSTFWYSGKIHPYNLCAGYPQGNIDTCQGDSGGPLMCQEKNSDYWWVIGITSWGRGCARARRPGIYISTQYFYDWILFHMNLSPDASSSPTSRACSHFLITSHPWSHYITTPQPSQKPWPRPTPSPKPTPVPTLGKVDSCPFPIKILVEFFTQVKELLQQTFGQNTS
- the LOC128804836 gene encoding acrosin-like isoform X2; amino-acid sequence: MTRIVGGTGALPGAWPWMVSIQHPWIPGLKHLCGGSLISTQWVLTAAHCFDEVTNISLLYVVIGATQLTQSGRGAQVHHVKQVLMHQYYNPDDMSYDIALMELDHPVQCSPYIQLACVADPTLRVSELQNCWVAGWGSTAARGQKSSDHLQEAKVQLINVQLCNSTFWYSGKIHPYNLCAGYPQGNIDTCQGDSGGPLMCQEKNSDYWWVIGITSWGRGCARARRPGIYISTQYFYDWILFHMNLSPDASSSPTSRACSHFLITSHPWSHYITTPQPSQKPWPRPTPSPKPTPVPTLGKVDSCPFPIKILVEFFTQVKELLQQTFGQNTS